One Moorella sp. E308F DNA segment encodes these proteins:
- a CDS encoding nitrogenase component 1 encodes MQLKEIPIAGIPYDQIKIAKVPATPEYCERPAELIPSTSRSVVINPNRTCMPLGAMWAVLGVKKAVPFVQGAQGCTTYVRYTFSRIFKEPAVIATASFHEDAAVFGGRRNLVEGIRNLVVRYWPELIGVVTTCSSEIIGDDMVSFIKMARANLRKEIGAKKADQIPIVLVNTPSFAGSHVEGYDRASRAFVETLATTRGEPNGKVNIIPGLLYPGDIREIKHLLRHMGIEAIVLFDISDTLDAPLEPPTSVPYWAPGGTEVEEIKDMANSLATFALQPHAGQAGARYLERKYGVRAVVGPPPVGVQGTDAFLKALREITGKPIPRSLLEERGRLVDSLADTLHHTMMKKVAVMGDPDIVLGVTRFVLEMGMEPVALAGGTASKTFVHDVEAILAEAGYEGEPPLIINGGDLFEFEEYLKKQSRLDLIIGNSRAVDISRELQVPLVRVGFPIYDRFGYQKRPIVGYRGGEMLLAEIVNSMLDYQYPDDRTQQL; translated from the coding sequence ATGCAGCTAAAGGAAATTCCAATTGCAGGCATACCTTACGATCAGATAAAAATCGCCAAAGTCCCGGCCACGCCGGAGTATTGTGAGCGGCCGGCAGAGCTGATCCCCTCCACGAGCAGGAGTGTGGTGATCAATCCCAACCGTACTTGTATGCCCCTGGGAGCCATGTGGGCGGTGCTGGGAGTAAAAAAGGCAGTTCCCTTTGTCCAGGGCGCCCAGGGTTGTACCACCTACGTGCGCTATACTTTCAGCCGTATTTTTAAAGAACCGGCCGTTATCGCCACCGCCTCCTTCCATGAGGATGCAGCGGTTTTTGGTGGCCGGCGCAACCTGGTGGAGGGCATTCGCAACCTGGTGGTACGTTACTGGCCGGAGTTGATTGGTGTAGTGACCACCTGTTCCAGCGAGATTATCGGCGACGATATGGTCAGCTTTATCAAAATGGCCAGGGCCAACCTGCGCAAAGAGATCGGGGCGAAAAAAGCGGACCAGATCCCCATCGTGCTGGTTAACACCCCCAGCTTTGCCGGGTCCCACGTGGAAGGTTATGACCGCGCCTCCCGTGCCTTTGTGGAGACCCTGGCTACCACCAGAGGGGAGCCCAACGGCAAGGTAAATATCATCCCCGGCCTGCTCTACCCGGGCGATATCCGGGAGATCAAACACCTGCTGCGCCACATGGGTATAGAAGCGATAGTGCTCTTTGATATTTCCGATACCCTGGACGCTCCCCTGGAGCCGCCAACGTCCGTCCCCTACTGGGCTCCCGGCGGCACTGAGGTAGAGGAAATTAAAGATATGGCCAATTCGCTGGCCACCTTTGCCCTGCAGCCCCACGCCGGCCAGGCCGGGGCCCGCTACCTGGAGCGCAAATACGGCGTGCGTGCCGTGGTGGGGCCGCCGCCGGTGGGAGTACAGGGCACCGATGCCTTTTTAAAGGCGTTGCGGGAAATAACCGGAAAACCCATCCCCCGGAGCCTCTTAGAGGAAAGGGGACGTTTGGTTGATTCCCTGGCCGACACCTTGCATCACACCATGATGAAAAAGGTGGCTGTTATGGGGGACCCTGATATCGTGCTCGGTGTCACTCGCTTCGTGCTGGAAATGGGTATGGAGCCGGTGGCCCTGGCCGGTGGTACGGCCAGTAAGACCTTCGTCCACGATGTAGAGGCTATCCTGGCCGAGGCAGGGTATGAAGGTGAACCGCCGCTGATCATCAACGGCGGTGACCTGTTCGAGTTTGAGGAGTACCTGAAAAAACAATCGCGCCTGGACCTGATCATCGGTAATTCCCGGGCCGTAGACATCTCCCGTGAGCTGCAGGTACCACTGGTGCGGGTAGGTTTTCCTATCTATGACCGCTTCGGTTATCAAAAACGCCCCATTGTCGGTTACCGGGGTGGGGAGATGCTCCTGGCGGAAATTGTCAACAGCATGCTGGATTACCAGTACCCGGATGACCGTACCCAGCAGCTGTAA
- a CDS encoding nitrogenase component I subunit alpha translates to MPMVKMKCNETIPERDKHIYRTEKEKSIIPACNIATLPGDMTERGCAFAGARGVVGGPIADVIQLVHAPVGCAWYTWGTRRHLSDFYLWATPTRLTNVAFNRRYCVCTDMQEKDVVFGGMKKLERACLDAIRLFPEAKGLIIFTTCTTGLIGDDVQAIARQVEKETGKLIFTSESPGCSGVSQSKGHHDFNTQFYRQIRQLRERRPELKMSEEEKTPYDICLIGEYNMDWDLKVVKPLFEKIGVRVAAVFSGNERIENLVKMPDVKLNVVHCQRSAEYIAHMLADGFNIPFIRVSLFGIKQTAEALRKTAAFFGLEERAEEVIAEEMKRVEKSLAFYREKLKGKRVAIYVGGPRVWHWIKLMEELGMTVVAVACTFAHQDDYEKINARAPEGMLVIDNPNEFEIEEMLKSEKPDLFLTGLKEKYIARKMGIPTVNSHSYEKGPYAGFVGMVNFARDIYQALYAPVWQFQWGLDGAPLKDEGGRACS, encoded by the coding sequence ATGCCGATGGTAAAAATGAAGTGCAACGAAACGATTCCCGAGCGGGATAAGCATATTTACCGCACCGAAAAGGAGAAATCCATAATTCCGGCCTGTAATATCGCCACCCTTCCCGGGGATATGACCGAGCGGGGGTGTGCTTTTGCCGGTGCCCGCGGGGTCGTAGGCGGACCAATTGCCGACGTCATCCAACTGGTTCATGCGCCCGTAGGTTGTGCCTGGTACACTTGGGGTACGCGGCGCCATCTGTCCGACTTTTATCTCTGGGCTACGCCCACTCGCCTGACCAATGTTGCCTTCAACCGCCGCTACTGCGTGTGTACCGACATGCAGGAAAAAGACGTTGTTTTTGGAGGCATGAAAAAGCTGGAACGGGCCTGCCTGGACGCCATCCGGCTCTTCCCTGAAGCAAAGGGCCTGATTATTTTTACCACCTGCACCACCGGCCTGATCGGCGACGACGTGCAGGCGATAGCCCGGCAGGTTGAGAAGGAAACCGGCAAGCTGATCTTCACTTCCGAATCACCTGGTTGCTCCGGGGTGAGCCAGTCAAAAGGTCACCACGATTTTAACACCCAGTTTTACCGGCAGATACGGCAGTTAAGGGAGCGCCGGCCGGAGCTAAAAATGAGCGAAGAAGAAAAAACGCCCTATGACATCTGCCTGATTGGCGAGTACAACATGGACTGGGATTTAAAGGTGGTGAAGCCCCTCTTTGAAAAAATCGGCGTGCGCGTTGCAGCCGTTTTTAGCGGTAACGAGCGCATCGAAAACCTGGTCAAGATGCCCGACGTAAAATTAAACGTGGTGCACTGCCAGCGTTCGGCCGAGTATATCGCCCACATGCTGGCAGACGGGTTTAACATTCCCTTTATTCGCGTTTCCCTCTTCGGGATTAAACAGACTGCGGAAGCGCTGCGGAAAACGGCCGCCTTCTTTGGCCTGGAGGAGCGGGCCGAGGAGGTAATTGCTGAAGAAATGAAGCGGGTAGAGAAGAGCCTGGCTTTCTACCGGGAAAAGTTAAAGGGCAAGCGGGTGGCCATTTACGTTGGCGGGCCGCGGGTCTGGCACTGGATCAAGCTGATGGAGGAACTGGGGATGACCGTGGTGGCCGTCGCCTGCACCTTTGCCCACCAAGACGACTATGAAAAGATCAACGCCCGGGCGCCGGAGGGAATGCTGGTTATCGACAACCCCAACGAGTTTGAAATCGAAGAGATGCTAAAGAGCGAAAAACCGGACCTGTTTTTAACGGGACTAAAAGAAAAGTATATCGCGCGCAAGATGGGTATTCCTACGGTAAACTCCCATTCTTATGAAAAAGGTCCTTACGCCGGCTTTGTCGGTATGGTTAATTTCGCCCGGGATATTTACCAGGCCCTTTATGCACCGGTTTGGCAATTCCAGTGGGGCCTTGACGGTGCTCCATTAAAAGACGAGGGGGGAAGGGCATGCAGCTAA
- a CDS encoding nitrogenase component 1, protein MLIETMPERTGHLEPANLPACERQTLPGVISQRACLLYGARWMLAAIRDAVHLIHGPVGCAYYSQTVRQKNYKVFSTGLGEKEIIFGGGQKLEEAIREAVSLYPRSSAVLVYTTCAAGLIGEDVEAICKQAAAALGLPVVPVNCPGFGGVSQGNGHDVAAAALLEHFIGRGSAGTPLENSVNILGEFDVQGDLKEIEQLLQRLGLNIICAVSGRATVKNLARAHRARLNIVHCGRTGRWLARRMEERFGIPWQKVSFFGLDATAAALQAIAAFFNRPEAAAWVEKEAEATRQRALPYLGRLAGKRVALFFGASRMGSMAGAFRELGMEVVLCGSQFGCQEDYTESRRCLGRGTPLIDDAHQRELEEFWHRYRPDLLVGGTRERFVAHKMGIPFLVFPQETSPYAGFNGFVHLAREAAALVGAPVWRLSNNELLREEGEEKMAEYVRYVERGKKENGRSSL, encoded by the coding sequence ATGCTCATTGAAACAATGCCCGAACGGACCGGACATCTGGAGCCGGCGAACCTGCCCGCGTGTGAGCGGCAGACCTTACCCGGGGTGATCTCCCAGCGGGCCTGCCTGCTTTACGGAGCCCGCTGGATGCTGGCGGCCATCAGGGACGCGGTTCACCTCATCCACGGGCCGGTGGGTTGTGCCTACTACAGCCAGACGGTACGACAAAAGAATTACAAGGTGTTTTCTACCGGTCTGGGAGAAAAGGAGATTATCTTCGGCGGCGGGCAAAAACTGGAAGAGGCTATCAGGGAAGCAGTAAGTTTGTATCCCCGGTCGTCAGCCGTGCTGGTTTACACTACCTGCGCGGCAGGACTGATCGGTGAAGACGTGGAGGCAATCTGCAAACAGGCGGCGGCTGCCCTGGGCCTGCCGGTGGTGCCGGTCAACTGCCCGGGTTTTGGCGGGGTGAGCCAGGGTAACGGGCACGATGTTGCTGCAGCAGCTCTGCTGGAGCATTTTATCGGGCGCGGTTCTGCCGGGACGCCCCTGGAAAATAGTGTGAACATCCTGGGCGAGTTTGATGTTCAGGGCGATTTGAAGGAAATTGAGCAGCTATTGCAGCGACTCGGTTTAAATATTATCTGCGCCGTTTCCGGCCGGGCAACGGTAAAAAATTTGGCCCGGGCTCACCGGGCCAGGCTCAATATCGTCCACTGCGGGCGTACCGGGCGCTGGCTGGCCCGGAGGATGGAGGAGCGCTTCGGTATTCCCTGGCAGAAGGTATCCTTTTTCGGTTTGGACGCAACCGCGGCGGCACTGCAGGCCATCGCTGCTTTCTTTAACCGTCCGGAGGCGGCCGCGTGGGTAGAAAAGGAGGCGGAAGCCACCAGGCAGAGGGCGCTTCCTTACCTGGGACGCCTGGCGGGCAAACGGGTGGCCCTGTTTTTTGGCGCTTCACGTATGGGTTCCATGGCCGGGGCCTTCAGGGAATTGGGTATGGAGGTGGTTTTATGCGGCTCCCAATTCGGCTGTCAGGAAGATTATACCGAATCCCGCCGCTGCCTGGGCCGGGGAACGCCGCTGATCGATGACGCTCACCAGCGGGAGCTGGAGGAATTCTGGCACCGCTACCGGCCGGATTTGCTGGTGGGGGGTACCAGGGAGAGATTTGTGGCCCATAAGATGGGAATACCCTTCCTGGTCTTTCCCCAGGAAACAAGCCCTTATGCCGGCTTCAACGGTTTTGTGCATCTGGCCCGGGAAGCGGCGGCCCTGGTGGGAGCGCCGGTGTGGCGGTTGAGCAACAACGAGCTCTTGCGGGAAGAAGGAGAAGAAAAGATGGCTGAATATGTACGGTATGTGGAGAGGGGGAAAAAGGAGAATGGGAGATCCAGCCTATGA